TCCTGAGCTGAATGCGCGGGCTGGACCCCTCGACGGCAATGAGCGGCGCCGCGTCGACGAAGGCATAGGCCACGTCGGTGGCGAGGTTCGTGGTTCCTGGGCCTGAGCACCCCATCGCGCCCGCAGGACGGCGTGTCAGCCGCGCATAGGCATGGGCTGCCCTCGCCGCCGCCTGCTCATGGCGCGTGTCGATCATGCGGAGGCCGAGCTTGACGAGCGCGGCCTCGGCTTCGAGCATGGGCCCGCCCATCAGGAAGAAGAGAGTGTCCAGTCCCTGCTGCTTCAGCGATTGCGCCAGCAGGTCCGACCCGGTCACCGTGCCCATATTGAATCCCGTCTCGTGAGGGATCCGTCCATGGAGCTGCGCTCCTCGCCCCCAGAAGATACACGATCAGGACGGCCCGTTGCCGTCGACTCCTCATCCAGATCAGCTTCTGCAAGGATACGGGGTGGGGCCCTCGCTCCCCCCGGGGCCCGAGAACATTGACATTGGCACATCCCTCGGCCTATGTGGTCCTCGTGCAGGGCGCGCTTCGCCGGATGCCAGGCGGGCCCTCCGGTGATCGGGCTCGCCCGCAGGGCCGCTGAGGGGGTCTCTTCCATGATTCTCGTTGTCTCGGCCCGCCGTCTCGCCGCCGTCCTCGCCGGGGCGGTGGCTGTCCTGGCCCTGGGCTACGTGCTCATCCGCGTCGCCCGCCATGGCTTCAACCACGACCGTGTCCTGGGGCTGGCACGGCTGTTTGACCTCGACGGGGAGGGCAATGTCCCCGCGTGGTTCTCCTCCGTGACCCTGTCCCTGCCCGCGGTCCTGCTTGCCATCATCGGATGGGCCGAGCGGCGCAGGCGAGCATCCT
This genomic window from Candidatus Rokuibacteriota bacterium contains:
- a CDS encoding thiamine pyrophosphate-binding protein, which encodes MGTVTGSDLLAQSLKQQGLDTLFFLMGGPMLEAEAALVKLGLRMIDTRHEQAAARAAHAYARLTRRPAGAMGCSGPGTTNLATDVAYAFVDAAPLIAVEGSSPRIQLRMEALGVDSITPVLSHGAPRRPAASGRFPAGAR